The Desulfosporosinus acidiphilus SJ4 genome has a window encoding:
- a CDS encoding HNH endonuclease, translated as MVMTFSNGTELLIDSEEGKRVKSYNWFLNEKGYAWAKINGQRIRLHRFLINAPADLQVDHINNIKVDNRKSNLRLATNKENRRNEGLRKSNSTGAKGVNFDKRRKKYRAYITVDGRYIHLGYYSTIEKASIAYDHSAEQYFDEFARPNDLTTKTPELVSFLFSGKEKELDLSAR; from the coding sequence ATGGTAATGACATTTTCGAATGGAACTGAGCTTCTAATTGATTCTGAGGAAGGAAAAAGAGTAAAATCGTACAACTGGTTTCTTAATGAGAAAGGTTATGCATGGGCTAAGATTAATGGACAGCGAATTAGACTCCATCGGTTTCTCATAAATGCTCCAGCCGATCTCCAGGTGGATCATATCAATAATATAAAAGTTGATAATCGAAAATCTAATCTAAGGCTTGCAACTAATAAAGAAAATAGACGAAATGAAGGACTTCGGAAAAGTAACAGTACTGGGGCTAAAGGTGTCAATTTTGATAAGCGTCGTAAAAAATATAGGGCTTATATTACAGTTGATGGTAGATATATTCATCTTGGATACTATTCCACAATAGAAAAAGCATCCATTGCATACGATCACTCCGCAGAGCAATATTTCGACGAATTCGCTCGCCCAAATGATCTCACAACAAAGACCCCCGAGCTGGTGTCATTTTTATTTTCCGGCAAAGAAAAAGAACTTGATTTATCAGCCCGGTAG